The Stenotrophomonas rhizophila genome has a window encoding:
- the thiC gene encoding phosphomethylpyrimidine synthase ThiC, with protein MNAHPSALQQQAQQLSESVTRPIPGSRKIHVPGSRCDLQVPMREIALSGGNAPLTVYDTSGPYTDPEARIDLSTGLPALRAGWVAERGDTELLDRPSSAFGRSRETDARLDAVRFPSRLQPRRAVAGANVTQMHYARRGIITPEMEFVAIRENQRLEAIRDEALLMQHPGQSFGASIPASITPEFVREEIARGRAVLPNNINHPESEPMIIGRNFLTKINANIGNSAVSSGIAEEVEKLVWAIRWGGDTVMDLSTGKHIHETREWILRNSPVAIGTVPIYQALEKVDGRAEDLSWEIFRDTLIEQAEQGVDYFTIHAGVLLRHVPLTARRVTGIVSRGGSIMAKWCLAHQRENFLYTHFEDICEIMKAYDVTFSLGDGLRPGCIADANDAAQFGELEALGELTKIAWKHDVQTMIEGPGHVPMQLIKENMDKQLRECGEAPFYTLGPLTTDIAPGYDHITSAIGAAMIGWYGTAMLCYVTPKEHLGLPNRQDVRDGIMAYRIAAHAADLAKGHPGAQVRDNALSRARFEFRWEDQFHLGLDPEKARGFHDETLPKDAHKEAHFCSMCGPHFCSMKITQDVRDYAAGAAVMPPGRDSR; from the coding sequence ATGAACGCACACCCTTCCGCCCTGCAGCAACAGGCCCAGCAGCTGTCCGAGTCGGTCACCCGACCCATTCCCGGCTCACGCAAGATCCACGTGCCCGGCTCGCGCTGCGACCTGCAGGTGCCGATGCGCGAGATTGCGCTGAGTGGCGGCAACGCCCCGCTGACCGTGTACGACACCTCCGGCCCGTACACCGATCCCGAGGCCCGCATCGACCTGTCCACCGGCTTGCCGGCCCTGCGTGCAGGCTGGGTCGCCGAGCGTGGCGACACCGAACTGCTGGATCGGCCCAGCTCGGCGTTCGGGCGTTCGCGCGAAACCGATGCGCGGCTGGACGCGGTGCGCTTCCCGTCGCGGCTGCAACCGCGACGCGCGGTGGCCGGCGCCAACGTCACCCAGATGCACTATGCCCGTCGCGGCATCATCACTCCGGAAATGGAGTTCGTGGCGATCCGCGAGAACCAGCGCCTCGAGGCCATCCGCGACGAGGCGCTGCTGATGCAGCACCCCGGCCAGTCGTTTGGTGCCTCCATCCCCGCCTCGATCACGCCGGAGTTCGTGCGCGAGGAAATCGCGCGCGGGCGGGCGGTGCTGCCCAACAACATCAACCACCCCGAGAGCGAGCCGATGATCATCGGCCGCAACTTCCTGACCAAGATCAACGCCAACATCGGCAACAGCGCGGTGTCCTCGGGCATCGCCGAGGAAGTGGAGAAACTGGTGTGGGCGATCCGCTGGGGCGGTGACACCGTGATGGACCTGTCCACCGGCAAGCACATCCATGAAACCCGCGAATGGATCCTGCGCAACTCGCCGGTGGCGATCGGCACGGTGCCGATCTACCAGGCGCTGGAAAAGGTCGATGGCCGTGCCGAAGACCTGAGCTGGGAAATCTTCCGCGATACGCTCATCGAGCAGGCCGAGCAGGGCGTGGACTACTTCACCATCCATGCCGGCGTGCTGCTGCGCCACGTGCCGCTCACCGCGCGCCGGGTGACCGGCATCGTCTCGCGCGGCGGCTCGATCATGGCCAAGTGGTGCCTGGCCCATCAGCGCGAGAACTTCCTCTACACGCATTTCGAGGACATCTGCGAGATCATGAAGGCCTACGACGTGACCTTCTCGCTGGGGGATGGCCTGCGCCCCGGTTGCATCGCCGACGCCAACGATGCCGCGCAGTTCGGCGAACTGGAAGCGTTGGGCGAGCTGACGAAGATTGCCTGGAAGCACGATGTGCAGACCATGATCGAAGGCCCCGGCCATGTGCCGATGCAGCTGATCAAGGAGAACATGGACAAGCAGCTGCGTGAGTGCGGCGAGGCGCCGTTCTACACGCTGGGGCCGCTCACCACCGACATCGCGCCGGGCTACGACCACATCACCAGCGCAATCGGCGCGGCGATGATCGGCTGGTACGGCACCGCCATGCTCTGTTACGTCACCCCCAAGGAGCACCTGGGCCTGCCCAACCGCCAGGACGTGCGCGACGGCATCATGGCTTACCGCATCGCGGCCCACGCCGCCGACCTGGCCAAGGGCCACCCGGGTGCGCAGGTGCGCGACAACGCGCTGAGCAGGGCGCGCTTCGAGTTCCGCTGGGAAGACCAGTTCCACCTGGGCCTGGATCCGGAGAAGGCGCGCGGGTTCCATGACGAAACGTTGCCCAAGGACGCCCACAAGGAGGCCCATTTCTGCTCGATGTGCGGCCCGCACTTCTGTTCGATGAAGATCACCCAGGACGTGCGCGACTACGCGGCCGGGGCGGCCGTCATGCCGCCCGGGCGCGACAGCCGTTAA
- a CDS encoding BCCT family transporter yields the protein MVFRLSIALVVLLVLAAGVAPDPFNEIVRGGLVHIVRSAGWLYLLVVFITLSFLLYLAFGRLGSLRIGGEDAEPDFSNASWMSMLFAAGMGIGLVFWGAAEPVSHFVTPPEGLPPQSMEAARASMRYAFFHWGLHPWAIYALIGLAMAWFQFNRNGRGLISDLLQPLIGAHHRGWIGTVVNVAAVVATAIGVATTLGFGTIQIAAGLDRVFGLHAGAPLQLTIIAVAFVLYMASTASGVHRGIKWLSNFNLGLAAVLLALVLVLGPTAFIFDTFTTTIGAYLNQLVTMSLRMSPFSGSTWVADWTIFYWAWWIAWAPFVGSFIARVSRGRSIREFVLGVVIAPSVLGFLWFSVFGGTALWSQIFGHVDLVQALGTGYETVLFTMFDSLPLPTVLSVIALVLLMIFFVTSADSAVLVLASMSTDEAGDPPLSRKITWGVAIALIAAVLLLAGGLDALQGMITIAALPFALLMLAVMWSLYRVLDMEYALQRRRALRARRMMDAWIEREIAAQEETRDEASRADT from the coding sequence ATGGTATTTCGACTCTCCATCGCCCTGGTGGTACTGCTGGTGCTGGCCGCTGGGGTGGCACCCGACCCGTTCAACGAAATCGTGCGCGGCGGGCTGGTGCACATCGTCCGCAGTGCCGGCTGGCTGTACCTGCTGGTGGTGTTCATCACGCTCTCGTTCCTGCTCTATCTCGCTTTCGGGCGGCTGGGCTCGCTGCGGATCGGCGGTGAAGATGCCGAACCGGATTTCTCCAACGCCAGCTGGATGTCGATGCTGTTCGCCGCCGGCATGGGCATCGGCCTGGTGTTCTGGGGCGCGGCCGAACCGGTCTCGCACTTCGTCACCCCACCCGAAGGCCTGCCCCCGCAGAGCATGGAAGCGGCACGCGCCTCGATGCGCTATGCGTTCTTCCACTGGGGCCTGCACCCGTGGGCGATCTACGCACTGATCGGGCTGGCGATGGCCTGGTTCCAGTTCAACCGCAATGGCCGTGGATTGATCAGCGATCTGCTGCAGCCGCTGATCGGCGCGCACCACCGGGGGTGGATCGGCACCGTGGTGAACGTTGCGGCGGTGGTGGCCACCGCGATCGGCGTGGCCACCACGCTGGGCTTTGGCACCATCCAGATCGCCGCCGGGCTGGACCGCGTGTTCGGCCTGCACGCCGGCGCGCCGCTGCAGCTGACCATCATCGCCGTCGCCTTCGTGCTGTACATGGCCTCTACCGCCAGCGGCGTGCACCGTGGCATCAAGTGGCTCTCCAACTTCAACCTCGGCCTGGCTGCCGTGCTGCTGGCGCTGGTGCTGGTGCTCGGCCCCACTGCCTTCATCTTCGATACCTTCACCACCACCATTGGCGCCTACCTCAACCAGCTGGTGACCATGAGCCTGCGCATGTCGCCATTCTCGGGCAGCACCTGGGTGGCCGACTGGACGATCTTCTACTGGGCGTGGTGGATTGCCTGGGCACCTTTCGTGGGCTCGTTCATCGCCCGCGTCTCGCGCGGGCGCAGCATCCGCGAGTTCGTGCTCGGCGTGGTGATCGCACCCAGCGTGCTCGGCTTCCTGTGGTTCTCGGTGTTCGGCGGCACCGCGCTGTGGTCGCAGATCTTCGGCCATGTGGACCTGGTGCAGGCACTGGGCACCGGCTACGAAACCGTGCTGTTCACCATGTTCGACAGCCTGCCGCTGCCCACCGTGCTCTCGGTGATCGCACTGGTGCTGCTGATGATCTTCTTCGTCACTTCGGCAGACTCGGCGGTGCTGGTACTGGCCAGCATGTCCACCGACGAAGCCGGCGACCCGCCATTGTCGCGGAAGATCACTTGGGGCGTGGCGATTGCCCTGATCGCCGCCGTGCTGCTGCTGGCCGGCGGCCTGGACGCGCTGCAGGGCATGATCACCATCGCCGCCCTGCCCTTCGCACTGCTGATGCTGGCCGTCATGTGGTCGCTGTACCGCGTGCTCGACATGGAGTACGCGCTACAGCGTCGACGCGCATTGCGCGCGCGGCGGATGATGGATGCCTGGATCGAGCGAGAGATCGCCGCGCAGGAAGAGACGCGCGATGAGGCTTCGCGGGCGGATACGTAA
- the ggt gene encoding gamma-glutamyltransferase — translation MTRPLVRAALAAALLCALPMLSSAADRVTGHGFATRSEVIAPHAMAATSQPLATQIALDVMKGGGSAVDAAIAANAALGLMEPTGNGVGGDLFAIVWDPKTQKLYGYNGSGRSPKSLTLAEFQRRGLKDIPATGPLPVSVPGAVDGWFALHDRFGRKPMADNLAPAIRYAREGHPVAEVIAYYWDRSVPKLSQYPGFKEQFTINGHAPRKGEVWKNPNLANTLEQIAQGGRDAFYKGDIARTIGTYFKANGGYLSYDDMASHHGEWVEPVSSNYRGYDVWELPPNSQGIAALQILNVLEGYDFSKIPFGSPEHVHLFVEAKKLAFADRARFYTDPAFQPAPVAKLVSKEYAAERRKLISMDKALREVQPGTPKQLEEGDTIYMTVADADGMMVSLIQSNYRGMGSGMAPPGLGFILQDRGEMFVLRKDHPNGYAPGKRPFQTIIPGFVTKDGKPWMSFGVMGGAMQPQGHAQIVMNLVDFGMNLQEAGDAPRIQHEGSTEPTGQATAMSDGGEVNLETGYPYETVRALMRKGHRVTFADGPYGGYQAIMRDPETGVYYGASESRKDGQAAGY, via the coding sequence GTGACCCGACCCCTTGTCCGTGCCGCCCTGGCTGCCGCGCTGCTGTGCGCCCTGCCGATGCTGTCTTCTGCCGCCGACCGGGTCACCGGGCATGGCTTTGCCACCCGCTCGGAAGTGATCGCCCCGCACGCGATGGCGGCCACCTCGCAGCCGCTGGCCACGCAGATCGCGCTGGATGTGATGAAGGGCGGTGGCTCGGCGGTGGATGCGGCGATCGCCGCCAATGCCGCGCTGGGGCTGATGGAGCCCACCGGAAACGGGGTGGGCGGGGACCTGTTCGCGATCGTGTGGGATCCGAAAACGCAGAAGCTGTACGGCTACAACGGCTCGGGCCGTTCGCCGAAGTCGCTGACCCTGGCCGAGTTCCAGCGCCGGGGGCTGAAGGACATCCCGGCCACGGGCCCACTGCCGGTGTCGGTGCCGGGCGCGGTGGATGGCTGGTTCGCGCTGCATGACCGCTTCGGCCGCAAGCCGATGGCCGACAACCTGGCGCCGGCGATCCGCTACGCACGCGAGGGCCACCCGGTGGCGGAGGTGATCGCCTACTACTGGGACCGGTCGGTGCCGAAGCTGTCGCAGTATCCGGGCTTCAAGGAGCAGTTCACGATCAATGGGCACGCGCCGCGCAAGGGTGAGGTGTGGAAGAACCCGAACCTGGCCAACACGCTGGAGCAGATCGCGCAGGGCGGCCGCGATGCGTTCTACAAGGGCGACATCGCGCGCACGATTGGCACCTACTTCAAGGCCAATGGCGGTTACCTGAGCTACGACGACATGGCCAGCCACCACGGCGAGTGGGTGGAGCCGGTGAGCAGCAACTACCGGGGGTATGACGTGTGGGAGCTGCCACCGAACAGCCAGGGTATCGCGGCGCTGCAGATCCTGAACGTGCTGGAGGGGTACGACTTCTCGAAGATTCCGTTCGGCTCGCCGGAGCATGTGCACCTGTTCGTGGAAGCCAAGAAGCTGGCCTTCGCGGACCGGGCGCGCTTCTACACCGATCCGGCGTTCCAGCCGGCGCCGGTGGCCAAGCTGGTGTCGAAGGAATACGCGGCCGAGCGGCGCAAGCTGATTTCAATGGACAAGGCGCTGCGCGAGGTGCAGCCGGGCACGCCGAAGCAGCTGGAAGAAGGCGACACGATCTACATGACGGTGGCCGATGCGGACGGGATGATGGTGTCGCTGATCCAGTCCAACTACCGCGGGATGGGCAGCGGCATGGCGCCGCCGGGGCTGGGTTTCATCCTGCAGGATCGCGGCGAGATGTTCGTGCTGCGCAAGGACCACCCCAATGGCTATGCGCCGGGCAAGCGTCCGTTCCAGACCATCATTCCGGGCTTCGTGACCAAGGACGGCAAGCCGTGGATGAGTTTTGGCGTGATGGGCGGTGCGATGCAGCCGCAGGGGCACGCGCAGATCGTGATGAACCTGGTGGACTTCGGCATGAACCTGCAGGAAGCCGGTGATGCGCCGCGCATCCAGCATGAAGGCTCGACCGAACCGACCGGGCAGGCCACGGCGATGAGCGACGGCGGCGAGGTGAACCTGGAAACCGGCTACCCGTATGAAACGGTGCGCGCGTTGATGCGCAAGGGGCACCGCGTGACGTTCGCTGACGGTCCGTACGGCGGGTACCAGGCGATCATGCGCGACCCTGAAACCGGGGTGTATTACGGTGCTTCGGAAAGCCGCAAGGATGGGCAGGCAGCCGGATACTGA